GCGTCTCGCCATATGCAAACGGTGACGATGTCCCAGCCCGACAGGCATATTCCCATTCTGCCTCGCTCGGCAACCGGTACTTGCAGCCAGTATGTCGAGAAAGGCGCGCGCAAAACTCGTTAATATCATACCATCTGACATTTTCCACAGGGCGATTGTCCCCCTTATAACGTGATGGGTCCGTACCAAGTTCCCAAGCGACCTGTTCGATTCGTGCAACAAATCGCCACTGTGCCTGTGTAATTGGAACCTTGCTTATAAAAAATGGCTCGACCCGGACAAGATGCTGGGGTTGCTCGTCGGAACCGCCATCTTCTTCCTCAGGCGAGCCCATAAGAAACTTTCCACCTGGAATCGCTACCATTTCTAAGCACTCCTCGCCCAGTGGCTCCTCGAAATAGCTTGCCTCAAGGGTCCGCGATCGTGCCACTACCCCACGTCGATCCACCGTCGGCGTCACAAACTCGAAAACCTTCAGTTCGAAAGATTCGGGCTCCTCCTGCCCCAGCTCTCGGCGTATCTCTCGCGCTCTGCGTCGGAACTCTTCTGAACGTTCGCGTTTTCCCAGCAATTGGTAACATTGGTCTAGCATCTCTAATGCATCGGCTTCACCACCGCGATCGTCCAGATTTTCATACAGCGCCAAAGCATCCTGCAGCACAGCGATCGCCCGCTGTAGGTCTACAAGCTCGTAATAAATGTGTCCCAAGCGAGAGTAATTTAACGCTATGCCAGTGCGGTCGTTAATCTCCTGAGCAATTCCAATTGCCTGTTGGCATAACTCAATAGCCCGGTCCCGATTGCCCAATGCAAAGAAACACTCACCCAGCAGACCTAAAGCCTGGCTCTCCTCAAGCCGAATCCTCTCAGCTTGAAAAATCGCGATTGATTCTTCAAGCAGGTTCCTTGCCTGCTCTATATTCGTCAACTGGACATAAGCGTGTCCCAGACCATGCAATGCATGAGCTATAAGTGGCCGCAGCCTATCCTCACGAGCAATTTCCAGCGCATGCTCCAGCGTCTTAATTGCTTGAATAGCTTGCTCTTGCACCCCAGTCGCCACAAAGCAATGACCTAAACCAATCAGAGTCAGCGCCTCTCTGGGCCGATCTTCGATCTCATTGCTGATGGCCAAAGAAGCCCGATAGTTAGCGATCGCTACGTCGTAATTTCCACGTAAGTATGCGCACTTCGCCAATCCATTCAACGCACTTGCTTCCACGCTCCGCCGACCTGTTTCTCGTGCTGCTAGAAGAGACTCCTCGTATAAAGACGCCGCCTTATCAAGTTCCCCGACCTCGACATGGCAAATTCCCAATTCGCCCAGCGAGATCGCCTCTCCCACCCGGTCTCCAAGCTCTCGATGCAGTTCGACAGCCCAAACTAGGAAGGTCGTCGCCTGCCCCCAATCATAGAGCCGCGCGTAGCACTTTCCTAGAGAACCCAAGGCTTTCGCCCGAACGTCTGAGGCCGCTATCTGCTCCGAGACCTCCATACAATCGAAGAAGGTCTGAATTGCTCGCTCGACCTCTCCAGAGTCCAAATAGGTATTGCCCAACTCGCCCAGGGTCAGTGCCTCTGTGTCACGATTGCCCTTGGCTCTCGCCTCAGCAAGTAGCCGTTCGAGTTCTTTAGAGGGGGGTGCGACTTCCTCGATAGCGATCGTCACCACCCGCACAGAGATCTCCTCCATCCCCCCTCCTCTCCCCAGGTCCCATACTTTTAGGGTGCCGTCGTCCGAGCCTGAAACCGCTAGCCGCCCGTCTGGGGTCACTGCTACTGTCCTGACTGCAGACTCATGCCCAGAGAAGGTTTGCAGCTCCCTTTCACTCATCAAGTCCCACACTCGCAGGGTGCTGTCCTCCGATCCCGAGACCGCTCGCTGCCCGTCTGGGGTCACCGCTACTGCCCTGACTGCAGACTCATGCCCAGAGAGGGTTTGCAACTCCCTTTTACTCCCCAAGTCCCACACTCGCAGGGTGCTGTCCTCCGATCCCGAGACTGCTCGCTGCCCGTCTGGAGTCACTGCTACTGCCCAAACTCCAGACTCGTGCCCAGAGAGAGTTTGCAGCTCACTTCCACTCCTCAAGTCCCACACTCGCAGGGTGCTGTCCTCCGATGCCGAGACCGCCCGCTGCCCGTCTAGGGTCACCACCACCGCATTGACTGCAGCATCATGCCCAGAGAGGGTTTGCAGCTCACTTCCACTCCTCAAGTCCCACACTCGCAGGGTGCTGTCCTCCGATGCCGAGACCGCCCGCTGCCCGTCTAAAGTCACCGCTACTGCCCAAACTGAACCCGTATTGTGCTCGATGAGGGTCTGCAGCTCCCGTCCACTCTCCAAGTTCCATATTTTCAGGGTGCAGTCAAATGAGCCCGAGACGACCCGCTGCCCGTCTGGAGTCACCACCACCGCATTAACTGCAGCATCATGCCCAGTAAGGGTCAGCAACTCTCGTCCGCTCTCCAGGTCCCATACTTTCAGAGTTCGGTCGTTTGAGGTCGAGACCACCCGCTGCCCGTCTGGAGTCACCACCACCGCATTGACTGCAGAGTCATGCCCGGAGAAAGTCCGCAGCAGAGGATCCCTTAAGCGCGGGAGACCGAAGTGCTTCTCTCCGCGCACCTGTCCTACCAACAGCTCCAACCCCGCTGACAGCAACGCATCCTCCCGCACGTCCACAAACAGCGCCGCTTGCTCCCGTACTTCTACATCAGGCGATCGCAACGCAGCCTCAACCTGCTGCCGCAACTTTTTAGCACTCTCCCCCGACCGAATATACCCCAACGCCGTCCAGCGCGGCATCGGTCCAAGCTCCCGCTCTGCACGCCGGTTTTTCGGCAGTTGTGCTGCGATGTAATCTTCCATGAACTCGGCCAACCGCCAGAGCCTCTCCTCCCCAAAGCGATCGTCCGACAGTAAATGCGCGATCGCCCGTTGACGCACCGCCTCGCTCATCTCGTAGAGCCCGTCCCCTACCACCTTGCACAGCGGCGACAGCAATAAGTCCGCGATCGCGACCCACGGAGCCTCCCGCACAAAATTCTCTCTCAGGCAATAAGCTAGCTCCGGCGTTACTGCCAGCGGTAATGCCGTATGCGCAGCCAAGTCCCAGTAGCTGCGCCCGTAGCGCCGCACAAACGCCGTCACCCTCCGCTGCGCCGACTTCTCCTCCCACTCCTGTGCCTCTGCCGAAACTGCCATGACCATTGCCTTACCCCCGCACCCACTCCAGCGCCGCCATCAACCCATCTTCGCTCAGCTCGAACATCCTCGCGCCCATCACTTCCTCCAGCACCTGCGCGATCGCCTCCGCCGTCGTTCCAGTCCAGCGCCGGCGAGGCATCGGATTCAACCACGCCACTCCCCACGTCCGCAGGCGCAAGCTCTGCAAAAATGTCCGCGTCGTGTCTACACGCCCTGGACTGTAACCGCCCCGTGCTGCCCCCGCATCGCTCAGCACCACCACCACCGAGCACCGCCGACCCAACCGCAGCGCCTCCAACGGCACCTCGTCCGTCCCCTTAGGCTTCTCGTACACCACCTCGCGCGGGCAATTGCGGAAATAGTAGAGCCGAACTTGCTCGAACTGCTGCCGCTCCACAGTCTCTACCAACCGGTCCGCCACAGTTCGAAACGGCATCATCGACCCCTCGCGATCCTCCAAAAACACCAGCTCCAAACGATTCTCCCGCTGTGGCAGATAGGGCAACTCGAAACAGCAGCGCTCTCTCGCCACTGCCTGCACCGCCTTCACAACATCTATTTCTTCCGAC
This genomic interval from Rubidibacter lacunae KORDI 51-2 contains the following:
- a CDS encoding SUMF1/EgtB/PvdO family nonheme iron enzyme, giving the protein MAVSAEAQEWEEKSAQRRVTAFVRRYGRSYWDLAAHTALPLAVTPELAYCLRENFVREAPWVAIADLLLSPLCKVVGDGLYEMSEAVRQRAIAHLLSDDRFGEERLWRLAEFMEDYIAAQLPKNRRAERELGPMPRWTALGYIRSGESAKKLRQQVEAALRSPDVEVREQAALFVDVREDALLSAGLELLVGQVRGEKHFGLPRLRDPLLRTFSGHDSAVNAVVVTPDGQRVVSTSNDRTLKVWDLESGRELLTLTGHDAAVNAVVVTPDGQRVVSGSFDCTLKIWNLESGRELQTLIEHNTGSVWAVAVTLDGQRAVSASEDSTLRVWDLRSGSELQTLSGHDAAVNAVVVTLDGQRAVSASEDSTLRVWDLRSGSELQTLSGHESGVWAVAVTPDGQRAVSGSEDSTLRVWDLGSKRELQTLSGHESAVRAVAVTPDGQRAVSGSEDSTLRVWDLMSERELQTFSGHESAVRTVAVTPDGRLAVSGSDDGTLKVWDLGRGGGMEEISVRVVTIAIEEVAPPSKELERLLAEARAKGNRDTEALTLGELGNTYLDSGEVERAIQTFFDCMEVSEQIAASDVRAKALGSLGKCYARLYDWGQATTFLVWAVELHRELGDRVGEAISLGELGICHVEVGELDKAASLYEESLLAARETGRRSVEASALNGLAKCAYLRGNYDVAIANYRASLAISNEIEDRPREALTLIGLGHCFVATGVQEQAIQAIKTLEHALEIAREDRLRPLIAHALHGLGHAYVQLTNIEQARNLLEESIAIFQAERIRLEESQALGLLGECFFALGNRDRAIELCQQAIGIAQEINDRTGIALNYSRLGHIYYELVDLQRAIAVLQDALALYENLDDRGGEADALEMLDQCYQLLGKRERSEEFRRRAREIRRELGQEEPESFELKVFEFVTPTVDRRGVVARSRTLEASYFEEPLGEECLEMVAIPGGKFLMGSPEEEDGGSDEQPQHLVRVEPFFISKVPITQAQWRFVARIEQVAWELGTDPSRYKGDNRPVENVRWYDINEFCARLSRHTGCKYRLPSEAEWEYACRAGTSSPFAYGETLTRDLASYDTDFTYAEEPTERKPKDSRQTINVGQLPPNAFGLCDMHGNVWEWCADPWHKNYRGAPESGRIWDKKLDSGVYENLETSLPELLADERPRVIRGGCWNNHPRSCRSANRNWDIPVNRYVSQGFRVARSARSTLRCQSWRIVNP